The Phycisphaerae bacterium genomic interval GGTCAGGCTCCTCGTCGTCTTGGCCAGTTTCGTCTTTCCTGAAGGCGATCTCGGTCTGCCGGCCGGCGGTATCTTTGCCCCCTGTTTCCAGCCTGGGAACCGCCTGCAGCTCGCGCAGCCGGTCGCGGAGCATGGCCGCCCGTTCGAAGTCGAGTTTCTCGGCCGCCTCGAGCATTTCTTCCTCGACCTTGGCGATCATCTCGTCGCGATCATACTCATCCTCGCTCGCCCTGACCGCTTCGCGAGCCACCCGGCGTGCGGAGATTTCCTGCTCCAGTGAGTTGCGGATGGCCTTCTTGATCGTCTCCGGCTCAATGTGATGCTCCTGGTTGTACCTGATCTGTAGCTCGCGGCGGCGGTTGGTTTCGTCGATAGCCCGTTGCATGCTGGGCGTCATTTTGTCGGCGTACAGAACGACCACGGCGTTCACGTTGCGGGCGGTACGGCCGATCATCTGGATCAGGGACGTCTCGCTGCGAAGGAAGCCCTCCTTGTCGGCATCCATGATCGCGACCATGGACACCTCTGGAAGGTCGAGCCCTTCGCGGAGCAGGTTCACGCCGACCAGCACGTCGAAGTTGCCCCGCCGCAGGTCATTGAGGATTTCGACTCGCTCCAGGGTTTCGATATCGCTGTGCAGATAGCGGCCGCGGAAGCCCTTCTGATCGATGTAGGCCGAGAGGTCCTCGGCCAAGCGTTTGGTCAGGGTGGTTACCAGGACGCGTTCGCCGGCGGCCACCCGGCCCTCGATGCGCTTGAGCAGATCGGGGACCTGTCCGCGAGCCGCCGCGACCTCGATGGCCGGATCGACCAAGCCGGTAGGCCGGATGATCTGCTCGACAATCTCGCCGCCGCATCGTTCGAGTTCGTAGGGCCCGGGTGTGGCACTCACGAACATGGTCTGGTTCCACATGCTCTCGAATTCCTCGAACCGCAGGGGGCGGTTGTCGAGGCACGAGGGCAGCCGGAATCCGTGTTCGACCAGGACCTCCTTGCGGCTGCGGTCGCCGGCGAACATCGCTCGAAGCTGGGGCACGGTCGCGTGTGATTCGTCGAGGATCAGCAGGAAATCCCTGGGGAAGTAGTCGATCAGGGTGTACGGCCGGGAACCCGGCGGCGTGCCGTTGAAGTGCCGGGAGTAGTTTTCGATGCCGCTGCAGTAGCCGACCTCGCGGATCATCTCGAGGTCGTACTTGGTCCGAGCCAGCAACCGCTGGGCTTCGAGCAGCTTGCCCAGCCGGCGGAGTTCCATGACCCGGAGGTCCAGCTCCGCCTGAATGGTTGCCAGGGCGGCTTCTTTGCGGTCCTCGGGCATGACGTAGTGGACGGCGGGGAAGATGAAGATCTGGTCCTGCGAGGTAATCGTCTCGTTGGTCAACGAATCGATCAGGTCGATGCGGTCGATCGCGTCGCCGAAAAACTCGATGCGGTAGGCGAACTCCTCGTCGCCGGGGTGAAGTTCGACCACGTCGCCGCGCACCCGGAATTTGCCCCGCCGGAAGTCGATATCGTTACGGCTGTACTGCAGATCGACGAAGCGTTTGAGCAGCTCGTCGCGGTCCATGGTATCGCCGACGCGGATTGGAATGACGCTCCGCTTGAAGTCTTCGGGCGAGCCGAGGCCGAAGATGCAGGACACGCTGGCCACGATGACCACGTCGCGTCGCGAGGCCAGCGAAGTCGTCGCCTTGAGCCGCAGTCGGTCGAGGTCGTCGTTGCGCGAGGCGTCCTTCTCGATGTAGATGTCCCGCTGCGGAATGTAGGCCTCGGGCTGGTAGTAGTCGTAGTAGCTGACGAAGTACTCGACGGAGTTCTCGGGGAACAGCCCGGTGAACTCCTCGTAGAGCTGGGCGGCCAAGGTCTTGTTGTGGCTGATCACCAGCGCCGGCCGGTTCAGATTACGGATCACGTGGGCCATGGTGAACGTCTTGCCCGAGCCGGTCACCCCGAGCAGGCACTGGTTTCTCTGGTCGGCCTGATACGCCGCGGTCAGCTTGGCTATGGCCGCCGGCTGATCCCCCGCCGGCTCGAACGAACTGTGGATCTTGAACTCGGACATCCTGAATGACCTATCCTTCACTCAGATCGAGCGCACGCCAGGCGAACCCGCGTGCCTGAACCGCTCGGATCAGATCATAGACGCCGGAACGATGCGGTTCAAATCGGCGCTGGCACAACAGACCGTGGTATTCAGGATGGATCGAGATCCGCCAACCCGGAGGGCGACGGCCAGTGGATGGCCGAGGCATCCTGAGCCCGAGATGGCCCTCCTTTTACCACTACCGGTACGCGCGTATCTCGAACACCCGGGCCGAAGGATCGCCCCAGGAGGCCTTCACCAGCAGGCGAATACCCGACGCCGTCGCAGGCTCGAACGTGTGGACGCGCTTGCGCTGGTAGTTGCCCTGGACTGAAGCGACGCTCCGCTCCTTGTCGCCGTCGAGCAGGAACAACTCGTAGTCCCGCACCGTCTCGGGCTGCGGCCCGCGGATCATGCGGGCGTCGAAGCTGTCGCTGTGGCTCAGCGTCAGCTTGCGGATAAGCGCGGTATCGAAAGTCAGGTGGACCTCCCGCACGAGCTTCGGCGCGTCAAACCGCAATTCAAGCCACTGGGGCATTGGCCTGGCGGGATCGGACATCCAGCGGTTGGACTTATCGTAGACCACGCGATGGACGCCGTTTACGACGTTGGCCGCCGGGCCGACCGGCGTTTCACTGGACGCTCGCACCGTCGCCTTCCGGGCCAGATCGGCCGGATCGGCATTCGATGCACCCACGAGGTAGGCATCGTCCTTGAGCAACTGCTGGCGAAGGTCCTCGATTCCCTCACGCCTGAGTTGTCGTATCGAGCAGCCGCGTTTGACGCACATGGCGGCGGCCGTACCAACTGCCTGCCCCATGGTGCTGCACGTACCCATGACCCGCGTGGTGCCGAAGGCCACGTGGCTGACGCTGATGTTACGACCGGCGAGGAGCAAGTTGCTGACGTTGCGCGAGTACAAGCACCGGAATGGGATATTATACAGCGGTATGGGGATCGAAAGGAACGGCTTGTCCTTGCACAGGATACCTTCGGGGGGATGCAGATCGATTGGCCAGCCGCCCAGCGCGACCCCATCCTCGAAGGTCGCCCCCTTCTGCACGTCCTGCTGGCGAAGCACATAGTCGCCGATGAATCGCCGGCTCTCGCGCTTGCCGGGCAGGAAGCCGATCCAATCAAGCGCCCAGTTGGCGCTGTTAGGATGCTTGCCGCTGTTTTTGATGTGATCCCAGACTCCGAGGGCCATGGCCAGCAGTTGGTCGCGGATCCGTTCGTTGTCCTTGATCGTATCCAGTTCCCCGCCCCACTCGATCCACCAGAAACCGTACTCCCACGAACCGTGCCCGCGATGTGGCAGGTCGCTGCAATCCGGGAACCGCCGGATCCACTTTGGCGGCACGAAGGGCATTGGCCGCTCGTGCTTGCGGGTCATGAACATGATGGAGCTGCCGAGGGTCTTGCTGTCGGCGGTTTCCGGGGCGAGCGATTCGCCGTATTCCGCCTGGGCCTCGCGTCCCATGCGGAATTCCGCCCCCGCCTCGGCCGCCAACCGTCCATCCCCGGTGCAGTCGATGAAGAGCTTGCCCTGGACGGTGAAGGACTCCTCCGTGCTCTCCCGCGTTGCGAACAACCGGATGATCCGACCGGCGTCCATTTGCACACCCGCG includes:
- the uvrB gene encoding excinuclease ABC subunit UvrB codes for the protein MSEFKIHSSFEPAGDQPAAIAKLTAAYQADQRNQCLLGVTGSGKTFTMAHVIRNLNRPALVISHNKTLAAQLYEEFTGLFPENSVEYFVSYYDYYQPEAYIPQRDIYIEKDASRNDDLDRLRLKATTSLASRRDVVIVASVSCIFGLGSPEDFKRSVIPIRVGDTMDRDELLKRFVDLQYSRNDIDFRRGKFRVRGDVVELHPGDEEFAYRIEFFGDAIDRIDLIDSLTNETITSQDQIFIFPAVHYVMPEDRKEAALATIQAELDLRVMELRRLGKLLEAQRLLARTKYDLEMIREVGYCSGIENYSRHFNGTPPGSRPYTLIDYFPRDFLLILDESHATVPQLRAMFAGDRSRKEVLVEHGFRLPSCLDNRPLRFEEFESMWNQTMFVSATPGPYELERCGGEIVEQIIRPTGLVDPAIEVAAARGQVPDLLKRIEGRVAAGERVLVTTLTKRLAEDLSAYIDQKGFRGRYLHSDIETLERVEILNDLRRGNFDVLVGVNLLREGLDLPEVSMVAIMDADKEGFLRSETSLIQMIGRTARNVNAVVVLYADKMTPSMQRAIDETNRRRELQIRYNQEHHIEPETIKKAIRNSLEQEISARRVAREAVRASEDEYDRDEMIAKVEEEMLEAAEKLDFERAAMLRDRLRELQAVPRLETGGKDTAGRQTEIAFRKDETGQDDEEPDPTQRRKGRPSFWKPRSKHFRQ
- a CDS encoding FAD-dependent oxidoreductase, coding for MTERSHEQSVTRRDILRTAGAGGLITATITGRALEGNSLAVAKPLAGGEPSGQPQSGRLVTPQRLEAQVIVAGGGMAGVCAAIAAARNGVSVLLLQDRPVLGGNASSEIRMHIVGSDGGGQAGKTDARESGIIEELRLEDAVRNPQRSPSMWDVLLYDAVKREPNISLLLNTSCAGVQMDAGRIIRLFATRESTEESFTVQGKLFIDCTGDGRLAAEAGAEFRMGREAQAEYGESLAPETADSKTLGSSIMFMTRKHERPMPFVPPKWIRRFPDCSDLPHRGHGSWEYGFWWIEWGGELDTIKDNERIRDQLLAMALGVWDHIKNSGKHPNSANWALDWIGFLPGKRESRRFIGDYVLRQQDVQKGATFEDGVALGGWPIDLHPPEGILCKDKPFLSIPIPLYNIPFRCLYSRNVSNLLLAGRNISVSHVAFGTTRVMGTCSTMGQAVGTAAAMCVKRGCSIRQLRREGIEDLRQQLLKDDAYLVGASNADPADLARKATVRASSETPVGPAANVVNGVHRVVYDKSNRWMSDPARPMPQWLELRFDAPKLVREVHLTFDTALIRKLTLSHSDSFDARMIRGPQPETVRDYELFLLDGDKERSVASVQGNYQRKRVHTFEPATASGIRLLVKASWGDPSARVFEIRAYR